Proteins found in one Nitrospirota bacterium genomic segment:
- a CDS encoding sugar phosphate nucleotidyltransferase, whose amino-acid sequence MKGIVLAGGLGTRLYPLTKVTNKHLLPVYDRPMIYYPIQTLVNAGIREILLVTGGNGAGDFLRLLGNGREFGLQHVDYTYQEGEGGIADALRLAEHFADRGPICVVLGDNIIERNIVRAAEAFRNQKAGAKILLKEVKDPQRFGVPVLEGNRVVKIEEKPATPQSPYAVTGIYFYDARVFEIIKTLKPSARGELEITDVNNAYIETGQLTWDVLDGWWTDAGTIESLLLANQLVSQTGANKMEP is encoded by the coding sequence CGGGCGGCCTCGGAACCCGCTTGTATCCGCTGACGAAGGTGACGAACAAGCACTTGCTCCCGGTCTACGACCGGCCCATGATCTATTATCCGATTCAGACCCTGGTGAACGCCGGAATCCGCGAGATCCTGCTGGTCACCGGTGGGAACGGGGCCGGCGATTTCCTCAGGCTGCTGGGCAACGGGAGAGAGTTCGGTCTTCAGCACGTGGACTATACGTATCAGGAAGGCGAGGGCGGGATCGCCGATGCCCTCCGCTTGGCGGAGCATTTTGCAGATCGGGGGCCCATCTGCGTCGTCCTTGGGGATAACATTATCGAGCGCAATATCGTGCGTGCGGCCGAAGCGTTCAGGAATCAAAAGGCTGGCGCCAAGATCCTGCTCAAGGAAGTGAAAGATCCCCAGCGCTTCGGCGTGCCGGTGTTGGAGGGAAACCGCGTGGTCAAGATCGAGGAGAAGCCGGCCACGCCTCAATCCCCCTATGCGGTGACGGGAATCTACTTCTACGACGCCCGCGTGTTCGAGATCATCAAGACGTTGAAGCCGTCTGCCCGCGGGGAACTGGAGATCACGGACGTGAACAACGCTTACATCGAGACCGGACAGCTCACCTGGGACGTGCTGGACGGGTGGTGGACGGACGCCGGCACGATCGAGTCGTTACTGCTGGCGAATCAGCTCGTTTCGCAGACCGGTGCCAACAAGATGGAGCCATGA
- the rfbB gene encoding dTDP-glucose 4,6-dehydratase: MKVLVTGGAGFIGSHLVRRLLAERETHVVNVDALRYSGNLENLANVQSDPRYLFVRADICDAKAIEKIFKEHRFEAVINCAAETHVDRSILEPGSFARTDVVGTGVLLEEARKAEVTRFVQVSTDEVYGSVESGSSGEDDRLDPRSPYSASKAGGDLLVRSYWTTYRFPVLITRGSNTYGPNQYPEKFIPLFITNAIDEQPLPLYGDGRYRRDWLSVFDHCDGILHVLRHGEPGCIYNIGGGNERENIAVAEAILTCLGKPRSLIRHVQDRPGHDRRYAVDCAKLRALGWTPRVPFEDGLRATVDWYRKNQEWWRKIKSGEFRRYYERLYGQRLKAAECAS; encoded by the coding sequence GTGAAAGTCCTGGTGACAGGCGGCGCGGGGTTCATCGGCTCTCATCTGGTCCGGAGGCTCCTGGCCGAGCGGGAAACCCACGTGGTCAACGTTGATGCGCTCCGGTACTCCGGTAACTTGGAGAACCTGGCCAATGTCCAGAGCGATCCGCGGTACCTCTTCGTCCGCGCGGACATCTGCGACGCCAAGGCGATCGAAAAGATCTTCAAGGAACACCGGTTCGAAGCGGTCATCAATTGCGCCGCGGAAACCCACGTGGACCGGTCCATCTTGGAGCCGGGCAGTTTCGCCAGGACCGACGTCGTCGGCACGGGAGTGCTGCTGGAGGAAGCGCGAAAAGCTGAGGTGACGCGATTTGTTCAAGTCAGCACGGATGAAGTCTATGGGAGCGTGGAATCCGGCTCCTCGGGAGAGGATGATCGGCTCGATCCGCGAAGCCCCTATTCGGCCAGCAAGGCCGGCGGAGATCTGCTGGTCCGAAGCTATTGGACGACGTATCGCTTCCCCGTTCTGATCACCCGCGGGAGCAATACCTACGGCCCGAACCAGTACCCGGAGAAATTCATCCCTCTGTTCATCACGAACGCCATTGATGAGCAGCCTCTTCCGCTCTACGGAGACGGGCGATACCGGCGGGACTGGCTGTCGGTCTTCGACCATTGCGACGGGATTCTCCACGTCTTGCGGCACGGCGAGCCCGGCTGTATCTATAACATCGGGGGCGGGAACGAGCGCGAAAACATCGCCGTGGCCGAAGCGATTCTGACGTGCCTGGGCAAGCCGCGGTCGCTGATCCGTCACGTCCAGGATCGTCCCGGGCACGATCGGCGCTATGCGGTAGATTGCGCCAAGCTGCGTGCACTGGGATGGACTCCGAGGGTTCCATTCGAGGACGGGCTGCGGGCGACGGTGGACTGGTACAGGAAGAACCAGGAGTGGTGGAGGAAAATCAAATCGGGAGAGTTCCGGCGGTATTACGAGCGGCTGTATGGCCAACGGCTCAAGGCGGCGGAATGCGCATCCTGA
- the rfbD gene encoding dTDP-4-dehydrorhamnose reductase, which translates to MRILITGADGQLGCELQRVLAGHQLALGIWPEFDLLEDGVERCILDAKPDVVIHAAAYTDVERAEREPGLAMAVNGEGTGRVARAVGKVGGRLVYVSTDYVFDGRKREPYVETDQPNPINAYGRSKLEGERQALAHCSNVVVVRTAWLYGTTGKNFVKTIMQLAEHEPELRVVADQRGSPTHAGDLAQAVACLLATDIRGVTHATGSGDCTWHEFATAIISLMGSSVPVKPITTAEAKREAVRPPYTVLANRVLAKAGITLPHWRDALTRFMAEFRAGAAKGERG; encoded by the coding sequence ATGCGCATCCTGATTACCGGAGCCGACGGGCAGCTCGGATGCGAACTGCAGCGGGTGCTGGCGGGACACCAGTTGGCGCTCGGCATCTGGCCGGAGTTCGATCTGCTTGAGGATGGAGTGGAGCGATGTATCCTCGACGCGAAGCCGGACGTCGTCATCCATGCCGCGGCCTACACCGACGTCGAGCGGGCGGAGCGCGAGCCTGGTCTCGCCATGGCCGTCAATGGTGAAGGGACCGGACGGGTGGCCAGAGCGGTGGGCAAAGTCGGAGGGAGGCTGGTCTACGTTTCGACTGACTATGTCTTCGACGGCCGCAAGCGAGAACCGTACGTTGAGACGGACCAGCCCAATCCCATCAATGCCTACGGACGTTCCAAGCTCGAGGGTGAGCGGCAGGCGCTCGCCCATTGTTCCAACGTCGTCGTGGTACGGACTGCCTGGCTGTATGGGACCACCGGCAAGAATTTTGTCAAAACCATCATGCAGTTGGCCGAACATGAACCGGAGCTGCGCGTCGTAGCGGATCAGCGGGGCTCCCCCACGCACGCAGGCGACCTGGCCCAAGCCGTCGCCTGTCTATTGGCAACGGACATCCGCGGGGTCACCCATGCGACCGGCTCCGGTGACTGTACGTGGCACGAGTTCGCCACCGCAATCATTTCCTTGATGGGTTCTTCAGTGCCTGTGAAGCCCATCACAACAGCGGAGGCGAAGCGCGAGGCAGTTCGGCCGCCCTATACCGTATTGGCCAACCGGGTCTTGGCAAAGGCCGGAATTACGCTCCCTCACTGGCGGGACGCCTTGACGAGGTTCATGGCTGAATTTCGGGCAGGCGCGGCGAAAGGAGAACGAGGGTGA
- a CDS encoding GDP-mannose 4,6-dehydratase, with the protein MKRALITGITGQDGSYLAELLLDKGYEVHGIVRRVAIEDPEHRLWRILHLKDRIHLHAASLESLPSIYRVFQTVKPDECYHLAAQSFVTYSFEDEFSTLNANVNGTHYVLAALRDCTPGCRFYFAASSEMFGKVAQVPQNEQTPFHPRSAYGISKVAGFHLTRNYREAYGIKAACGILYNHESPRRGFEFVTRKISSQAAKIKLGLAKEVRLGNLEARRDWGHAREYVRAMWLMLQQDEPEDYVIATGEEHSVREFADAAFSHVGLDYRRYVAVDPQLFRPAEVESLLGDATKAKRGLGWSHAVSFKDLVREMVESDLKTLTDARFGR; encoded by the coding sequence GTGAAGCGGGCGCTCATCACCGGCATTACCGGGCAGGACGGCTCCTATCTGGCCGAGCTCTTGCTGGACAAAGGATACGAGGTCCATGGAATCGTCCGGCGGGTGGCGATCGAGGACCCGGAGCACCGCCTCTGGCGCATTCTGCACCTGAAAGATCGCATCCATCTGCACGCCGCTTCGCTCGAAAGCCTTCCGAGCATCTATAGGGTATTCCAGACGGTGAAGCCGGACGAGTGCTACCACCTAGCAGCCCAGAGTTTTGTGACCTATTCGTTTGAGGATGAGTTTTCCACGCTCAATGCCAACGTCAACGGCACGCACTACGTGCTGGCTGCTCTGCGCGACTGTACGCCCGGTTGTCGGTTCTACTTCGCGGCATCGAGTGAGATGTTCGGCAAGGTTGCGCAAGTCCCTCAGAACGAGCAGACTCCATTTCATCCACGTTCCGCCTACGGCATTTCGAAAGTGGCTGGCTTCCACCTGACCAGAAACTACCGCGAGGCCTATGGTATCAAAGCCGCCTGCGGCATTCTTTACAACCACGAGTCACCACGCCGGGGCTTCGAGTTCGTAACCAGGAAAATCTCCTCTCAGGCAGCGAAGATCAAGCTGGGGCTGGCCAAGGAAGTGCGGCTGGGGAACCTGGAGGCTCGCCGAGACTGGGGACATGCGCGTGAGTATGTCCGGGCGATGTGGCTGATGCTGCAACAGGATGAGCCGGAGGATTATGTCATTGCGACGGGCGAAGAACACTCCGTTCGCGAGTTCGCCGACGCGGCTTTTTCGCATGTAGGCCTCGACTACCGCCGGTATGTGGCTGTGGATCCGCAGCTCTTCCGACCCGCTGAAGTGGAGTCCCTCTTGGGCGATGCAACCAAAGCTAAGCGCGGACTCGGTTGGTCTCATGCGGTGTCCTTCAAGGACTTGGTGCGGGAGATGGTCGAATCCGACTTGAAAACGCTCACCGATGCCCGGTTTGGACGGTAG
- a CDS encoding HAD-IIIA family hydrolase — MAMDVDGVLTDAGMYYSESGDEWKKFNTRDGMGIKLLQRAGLLTALITQEQTKLVARRAEKLAIPEVRQGVTDKLAELRALAARYGMDLQEVAYIGDDVNDLEALQAAGFSAAPADAVPPIRKVVRYVCKSRSGEGAVREVADLILEAQASGQGARGKR; from the coding sequence GTGGCTATGGATGTGGACGGTGTGCTGACCGATGCCGGGATGTACTATTCGGAGTCGGGGGACGAGTGGAAGAAATTCAACACCCGGGACGGTATGGGGATCAAGCTCCTGCAACGAGCCGGCCTGCTCACCGCGCTGATCACCCAGGAACAAACGAAGCTCGTCGCCAGGCGTGCGGAGAAACTGGCCATTCCGGAAGTGCGTCAGGGGGTAACCGACAAGCTGGCGGAGCTAAGGGCGTTGGCGGCCCGGTATGGGATGGATCTCCAGGAGGTCGCGTACATCGGCGACGACGTGAACGATTTGGAAGCGCTCCAAGCCGCGGGATTTTCGGCCGCGCCTGCCGATGCGGTGCCGCCGATCCGCAAAGTGGTCAGGTACGTGTGCAAGAGCAGAAGTGGCGAGGGGGCGGTCCGTGAAGTGGCCGATTTGATCCTCGAAGCCCAGGCCTCGGGGCAGGGGGCTCGGGGCAAGAGGTAG
- a CDS encoding mannose-1-phosphate guanylyltransferase/mannose-6-phosphate isomerase: MRRRKEPVGHHAPRASGLSPHLYAVILAGGSGTRFWPLSRQLYPKQLLRIMGEETLIQQTVRRVLRCVPADRVLISTTPTQADSIRFQLSEWKEELQQNLVIEPEARNTAPAIALAATELLQRDPDAVMLVLPADHIIHGDRKFQAAVALALKLAGQERLVTFGVRPIRPETGYGYIQPNRRLCLGRRRGLSGYAVARFVEKPDSSQAERYFKSGSYYWNSGIFVWRAATILEEVKRHQPALARTMRKVGALLKTGNGSSSLSRVYHGLDAVSIDHGVMEQSSRAAVIPVDFLWSDVGNWSSLEEVAPHDEVGNVVSGNVVDLESRRSILYADRRLVATIGLSDMVVVDTPDATLVCPKVRAQDVKKIVEILKKRGAPEHLEHRTVFRPWGTYTVLEEGPGYKVKRVTVNPGGRLSLQLHHRRSEHWVVIAGTARVTCGRRVFDLRIGQSTGIPKETPHRLENPGTEPLHIIEVQNGPYLGEDDIVRFQDDYGRSAASPGARSEARGKR, encoded by the coding sequence GTGAGACGAAGAAAGGAACCGGTTGGTCACCACGCGCCCCGCGCCTCGGGCCTCTCGCCGCATCTCTACGCGGTCATTCTCGCCGGTGGGAGCGGGACGCGCTTCTGGCCGCTGAGTCGCCAGCTCTACCCCAAGCAATTGCTGCGGATCATGGGGGAGGAGACCCTCATCCAGCAAACCGTGCGCCGGGTGCTTCGCTGCGTTCCAGCCGATCGGGTGTTGATCTCCACCACCCCCACCCAGGCCGACTCGATCCGGTTCCAGCTGAGCGAGTGGAAGGAGGAGCTGCAGCAGAACTTGGTCATCGAGCCGGAGGCCAGAAACACCGCTCCGGCAATCGCTCTGGCGGCGACGGAGCTGCTCCAGCGAGATCCGGACGCGGTCATGCTGGTGCTCCCGGCCGACCACATCATTCACGGGGATAGGAAGTTTCAAGCAGCCGTGGCGCTTGCGTTGAAGCTTGCAGGGCAGGAGCGGCTGGTCACATTTGGTGTCAGGCCGATCAGGCCGGAGACCGGGTACGGCTACATCCAGCCGAACCGGCGTCTTTGTCTCGGGCGCCGGCGGGGCTTGAGCGGCTATGCGGTCGCCCGGTTTGTCGAGAAGCCGGACTCGTCCCAGGCCGAACGATATTTCAAGTCAGGGAGCTATTACTGGAACAGCGGCATCTTCGTCTGGCGGGCTGCCACCATTCTGGAAGAAGTGAAGCGTCACCAACCGGCCCTGGCTCGGACGATGCGGAAGGTCGGGGCGCTCTTGAAGACTGGGAACGGTTCTTCCTCCCTGTCCCGCGTGTATCATGGGCTGGATGCGGTGTCGATCGATCATGGGGTCATGGAGCAGTCCTCCCGTGCAGCCGTGATCCCGGTTGACTTCCTCTGGTCCGATGTCGGCAACTGGAGCAGCCTGGAGGAGGTTGCGCCGCACGATGAAGTGGGTAATGTGGTCAGCGGCAACGTGGTGGACCTAGAAAGCCGGAGATCGATCCTCTATGCCGACCGCCGCCTGGTGGCCACGATCGGCCTTTCAGACATGGTCGTGGTGGACACGCCGGACGCCACGCTCGTCTGCCCGAAGGTCCGCGCGCAGGATGTGAAGAAGATCGTCGAGATTCTCAAGAAGCGCGGTGCGCCGGAGCATCTGGAGCACCGAACCGTGTTCAGGCCCTGGGGGACCTACACCGTGTTGGAAGAAGGACCTGGGTACAAGGTAAAGCGAGTGACAGTGAATCCCGGCGGACGACTCTCCTTGCAACTCCATCACCGGCGGAGCGAACATTGGGTGGTCATCGCCGGGACGGCACGGGTGACGTGCGGGAGGCGGGTCTTCGATCTCCGGATCGGCCAGAGCACCGGGATTCCCAAGGAAACCCCGCACCGTCTGGAAAACCCCGGCACCGAGCCTCTCCATATCATCGAGGTCCAGAACGGTCCCTATCTCGGGGAGGACGACATCGTGCGGTTTCAGGATGACTACGGGCGAAGCGCAGCTTCGCCAGGCGCGAGGTCCGAGGCGCGAGGCAAGAGGTAA
- a CDS encoding phosphomannomutase/phosphoglucomutase gives MALFREYDIRGIVGQELTEDIAERIGLAFATMAGEQGVKTVSLGRDGRASSPALRDRLVKGLTAGGLHVLDIGVCPTPVLYFSLFQLPVDGGVMITGSHNASEYNGFKLCIGKEALHGEEIQQLRRVVEAGRFSSGAGTVSIRPLIPDYLAYLKKSFASVKADRLHVVIDCGNGAAALVAKEAMEQLGCRVTGLYCTLDGRFPNHHPDPTVVNNLLDLIATVKRTGADVGIGYDGDGDRIGAVDEKGNILWGDRLMVIYSRDILASRPGSTIISEVKASQSLYDDIQRHGGRPIMWKTGHSLIKAKLKAETAVLAGEMSGHMFFADRYFGYDDAIYASCRLVEILAKANRPLSSLVADLPATSVTPEIRVDCPDHLKFDLVKLVQARLLEYAKSGGAPPGPELAIRDVVTIDGIRAIFQDGWGLIRASNTQPALVLRFEATSPERLVAIRGLIESELDRARRQLGA, from the coding sequence ATGGCGCTTTTTCGCGAATATGACATACGCGGCATCGTCGGCCAGGAGTTGACCGAGGACATCGCCGAACGGATCGGGCTGGCCTTCGCAACCATGGCGGGCGAACAGGGCGTCAAGACCGTCAGCCTGGGACGGGACGGTCGGGCCAGCTCGCCGGCCCTTCGGGACAGACTCGTCAAAGGGCTGACCGCCGGGGGCCTGCACGTGCTGGATATCGGGGTCTGTCCGACGCCCGTGTTGTATTTTTCCCTGTTCCAACTGCCGGTGGACGGCGGGGTCATGATCACGGGCAGCCACAATGCGTCCGAGTACAACGGCTTCAAGCTCTGCATCGGCAAGGAGGCCCTGCACGGAGAAGAGATCCAGCAGTTGCGGCGGGTCGTGGAAGCCGGGCGGTTCTCCAGCGGGGCCGGCACGGTCTCGATCCGCCCGCTCATTCCGGACTACCTGGCCTATTTGAAGAAGAGCTTCGCTTCAGTCAAGGCCGACCGACTGCACGTCGTGATCGACTGCGGAAACGGAGCGGCCGCTCTGGTCGCCAAGGAGGCGATGGAGCAGCTGGGCTGCCGCGTGACCGGGCTCTACTGCACCCTCGATGGCCGGTTTCCGAACCATCACCCGGACCCCACGGTCGTCAACAACCTGCTAGACCTCATTGCCACCGTGAAGCGAACCGGGGCGGACGTCGGCATCGGCTACGACGGGGACGGAGACCGCATCGGCGCGGTGGATGAGAAGGGCAACATCCTCTGGGGGGACCGTCTGATGGTGATCTACTCCCGGGATATTCTGGCGTCCCGACCGGGAAGCACGATCATCTCGGAGGTGAAGGCCTCGCAAAGCCTGTACGATGACATCCAACGGCACGGGGGCCGGCCGATCATGTGGAAGACGGGGCATTCCCTCATCAAGGCCAAGCTCAAGGCCGAGACCGCGGTGCTGGCCGGTGAGATGTCCGGGCACATGTTTTTTGCGGATCGGTACTTCGGCTACGACGACGCCATCTATGCCTCTTGCCGTCTGGTTGAGATTCTGGCAAAGGCCAACAGGCCGCTCTCTTCGCTCGTGGCCGACCTGCCCGCCACGTCCGTCACTCCCGAGATTCGCGTGGACTGTCCCGACCACCTCAAGTTCGACCTGGTCAAGCTGGTCCAGGCTCGTCTGCTGGAATATGCGAAGTCCGGAGGCGCGCCTCCTGGGCCGGAGTTGGCCATTCGCGACGTGGTCACGATCGACGGCATCCGGGCGATCTTCCAGGACGGCTGGGGCTTGATCCGGGCTTCCAACACCCAGCCGGCCCTCGTGCTGCGGTTCGAAGCCACGTCGCCCGAGCGTTTGGTCGCGATCCGGGGCTTGATCGAGTCGGAATTGGACCGGGCCCGGCGCCAATTGGGCGCCTGA
- a CDS encoding DUF3108 domain-containing protein, which produces MPGRLAFFGFCVGSLLACLLGPFAHAQSSSAPSISTDRPFAPGERFVYTIDWFAIRAGNAVLELAESPPLNGRPVFRILTAATSSPLISKFYPVDNRVESLVDMDTLLPERMVFRRREGRRKNDFDVTFHRAEGTVTSIKDGAADTLPVPLGIHDAISCLYYVRSQPSLVPGSSILLHVHHDKKNYKLEVQVEGIETVTGPWGTVETVRVLAIMPFQGIFLNEGNIRVWLTNDTRRVPVMMKAKVIIGSVVAKLAEGFRVPPAP; this is translated from the coding sequence GTGCCGGGCCGTCTTGCCTTCTTCGGCTTTTGCGTCGGCAGCCTCCTCGCTTGCCTGCTCGGACCATTTGCCCACGCCCAGTCCTCATCGGCTCCCTCCATCTCGACCGACCGGCCCTTCGCGCCCGGCGAGCGGTTCGTCTATACGATCGACTGGTTCGCCATTCGGGCCGGGAACGCCGTGCTGGAGCTGGCGGAGTCGCCGCCCCTCAACGGTCGCCCGGTCTTCCGCATCCTGACGGCAGCCACGTCGAGCCCTCTGATCTCGAAGTTCTACCCGGTGGACAATCGCGTGGAGTCCCTCGTGGACATGGACACGCTGCTCCCCGAGCGGATGGTCTTCCGGAGGAGAGAGGGCAGGCGCAAGAACGACTTTGACGTGACCTTCCACCGGGCCGAGGGGACCGTGACCTCGATCAAGGACGGAGCGGCCGACACGCTGCCGGTCCCGCTGGGCATCCACGATGCGATCTCCTGCCTCTATTACGTCCGCAGCCAGCCCTCGCTGGTACCGGGGTCCTCCATCCTGCTCCACGTCCACCACGACAAGAAAAACTACAAGCTGGAAGTGCAGGTCGAGGGAATCGAGACGGTGACAGGGCCGTGGGGGACCGTGGAGACGGTCCGGGTGCTGGCCATCATGCCGTTTCAGGGCATCTTCCTGAACGAGGGGAACATCCGGGTCTGGCTGACCAACGACACGCGGCGGGTGCCGGTCATGATGAAGGCCAAGGTGATCATCGGGTCCGTCGTGGCCAAGCTGGCCGAGGGGTTCCGGGTCCCGCCTGCGCCCTGA
- the fbp gene encoding class 1 fructose-bisphosphatase, translating to MRPFPTTLTRHILQHQAAHPGATGEFSALMAQVGLVGKMIASDLRRAGLIHILGTTGQTNVQGEVVKKLDEIANETFVKVFQYSGLVCALASEEMEKPVRLPENWPHGKYMLLFDPLDGSSNTDVNMPLGSIFSVLRYDGGPELPADSELVRQGTEQVAAGYLMFGSSTMLVYTAGHGVHGFTLDPGVGEYLLSHEDVKIPRKGKVYAANEGNYHKWPVGTRRYFDYLKAQDKGTGRPYSGRYSGCLVADVHRMLLGGGIYLYPGETDKPEGKLRLLYEASPLALVVEQAGGRASTGMQPVLQVKPTALHQRVPLVIGSSEDVQVAEDFIQERRTS from the coding sequence GTGAGGCCGTTTCCCACTACGCTGACGCGACATATCCTGCAGCACCAGGCGGCCCATCCCGGGGCCACCGGGGAGTTTTCTGCGCTCATGGCTCAAGTCGGCCTGGTCGGGAAGATGATCGCGTCCGATCTGCGCCGGGCCGGCCTCATTCACATCCTGGGTACGACCGGCCAGACGAACGTCCAGGGAGAGGTCGTCAAGAAGCTGGACGAAATCGCCAACGAGACGTTCGTCAAGGTCTTCCAATACAGCGGGCTGGTCTGCGCCCTGGCGTCGGAGGAAATGGAAAAGCCCGTCCGGCTGCCGGAGAACTGGCCGCACGGCAAGTACATGCTCCTGTTCGATCCGCTCGACGGCTCGTCCAACACCGACGTCAACATGCCTTTGGGCAGCATCTTCTCCGTCCTGCGGTATGACGGGGGACCCGAGCTGCCGGCGGACTCGGAGCTGGTCAGGCAGGGGACCGAGCAGGTGGCCGCCGGCTACCTCATGTTCGGCTCGAGCACGATGCTGGTCTATACGGCGGGGCACGGGGTGCACGGCTTTACGCTGGATCCGGGGGTGGGGGAGTACCTGCTCTCCCACGAGGACGTCAAGATCCCCAGAAAGGGGAAGGTTTACGCGGCCAACGAGGGCAACTATCACAAGTGGCCGGTCGGGACCCGCCGGTATTTCGACTATCTCAAGGCCCAGGACAAGGGAACGGGGCGGCCGTACAGCGGGCGCTATTCCGGCTGCCTGGTTGCGGACGTTCACCGCATGCTGCTCGGGGGAGGGATCTATCTCTATCCCGGCGAGACGGACAAGCCGGAAGGGAAGCTGCGGCTTTTGTATGAAGCGAGCCCGCTCGCCCTGGTGGTCGAGCAGGCCGGCGGGAGGGCCAGCACGGGGATGCAGCCGGTCCTGCAGGTCAAGCCGACTGCGCTGCACCAGCGGGTCCCGCTCGTGATCGGCAGCTCGGAAGACGTCCAGGTGGCGGAGGACTTCATACAGGAACGGCGGACATCGTAA
- a CDS encoding class I fructose-bisphosphate aldolase, giving the protein MNERIREILSWYQSDNAGTRTNLARILLHGKLGGTGRLVILPVDQGFEHGPARSFAPNPPGYSPLYHFELAIEAGCNAYAAPLGFLEAGAAQFAGSIPLILKLNNHDVLHEDKDPLPSVTGSVRDALRLGCSAVGFTIYPGSAHCTAMYQQLREIAEEAKANGLAVVVWSYPRGSALSKEGETAIDVVAYAAQIAAQLGAHLIKVKLPAAHLEQAAAKKVYEAEQIPIKTLPERVRHVVQSAFAGRRIVIFSGGAKSEDKNVFEEARAIRDGGGFGSIIGRNSFQRPKAEAIKFLQTVMGIYAGEIP; this is encoded by the coding sequence ATGAACGAGCGTATCCGAGAGATCCTGAGCTGGTATCAGAGCGACAATGCGGGCACGCGCACCAATCTCGCCCGCATCCTGCTGCACGGCAAGCTGGGCGGAACCGGGCGTCTGGTGATCCTCCCGGTCGATCAGGGCTTCGAGCACGGGCCGGCACGGAGCTTCGCGCCGAATCCGCCGGGGTACAGCCCCCTCTACCACTTCGAGCTGGCCATCGAAGCGGGCTGCAACGCCTATGCGGCGCCGCTGGGGTTTCTGGAGGCCGGCGCGGCGCAGTTCGCCGGCTCGATTCCGCTGATCCTCAAGCTCAACAACCACGACGTGCTGCACGAGGACAAGGACCCACTCCCGTCCGTGACCGGCAGCGTGCGCGACGCGCTGCGGCTGGGCTGCTCGGCCGTCGGGTTCACGATCTACCCCGGGTCGGCCCACTGTACCGCGATGTATCAGCAGCTCCGCGAGATCGCGGAGGAGGCCAAGGCGAACGGGCTGGCGGTGGTGGTCTGGTCCTACCCGCGCGGGTCCGCGCTGAGCAAGGAGGGGGAGACGGCGATCGACGTCGTCGCGTACGCCGCGCAGATCGCCGCGCAGCTCGGGGCCCACCTCATCAAGGTGAAGCTGCCCGCCGCGCACCTGGAGCAGGCGGCGGCCAAGAAGGTCTACGAGGCGGAACAGATCCCGATCAAGACCCTGCCCGAGCGGGTGCGGCACGTGGTGCAGAGCGCCTTCGCCGGCCGCCGGATCGTGATCTTCTCCGGCGGCGCGAAGAGCGAGGACAAGAACGTCTTCGAGGAGGCCCGGGCCATCCGGGACGGGGGCGGATTCGGCTCGATCATCGGGCGCAATTCGTTCCAGCGGCCCAAGGCGGAAGCGATCAAGTTCCTCCAGACGGTCATGGGCATTTACGCGGGAGAGATTCCCTAA